The following are encoded together in the Lathyrus oleraceus cultivar Zhongwan6 chromosome 3, CAAS_Psat_ZW6_1.0, whole genome shotgun sequence genome:
- the LOC127130163 gene encoding uncharacterized protein LOC127130163: protein MDVVREEQAAFKEEMDSVKSKIEQIFEAIQALARREEEARVAAPARNDALVQGVALQSGPSVPIPNPVIYGLPLGFVPPPERTHVPPPAHTSRVADGVAAQGPPIVNQVVIPRTDEELQDEFEMQNYNGATPMVIPTAAQDSEAILMCCALAEKLRILEGHNSTRLSALEMCLVPDVLECSNIHTWDELAEAFAKQYKYNTDMAPNCTQLQSMAQKDSESFKEYAQRWRELAARVHPPLVDHELIDIFMGTLQGQYYERLISSVFTGFSDMVIVGERVEEGLKSGKIQGGSISQPILKKPFNGFKRKEDGTSSISSQRGREPYKTPASVPYYQYPYVAAALYPTILYRPIAPVPIPAPVPHYQVPVPQYQAPQPQFQAPPPQHQQRNQQNNQPRPVQQQRPNQQRPYQQYNNVNTTPIPMTYTQLLPYLIQNGTVVPRALPPMPKLHKPWYDENARCAFHANS from the exons ATGGATGTAGTTCGAGAAGAACAAGCTGCCTTCAAAGAGGAGATGGACTCTGTCAAAAGCAAGATTGAGCAGATCTTTGAGGCTATACAAGCTCTGGCTAGAAGGGAAGAAGAGGCTCGTGTTGCCGCTCCTGCAAGGAACGATGCTCTAGTTCAAGGGGTTGCTCTTCAGTCAGGACCTTCAGTTCCTATTCCAAATCCTGTTATCTACGGTCTTCCTCTAGGTTTTGTTCCACCGCCTGAAAGAACTCATGTGCCTCCACCTGCGCATACTTCTAGAGTAGCTGATGGAGTCGCTGCGCAAGGACCTCCGATAGTCAATCAGGTGGTCATTCCACGCACTGATGAGGAGCTCCAGGACGAGTTTGAAATGCAGAATTACAATGGAGCTACTCCAATGGTCATCCCTACTGCTGCCCAAGATTCCGAGGCTATCTTGATGTGCTGTGCTCTGGCCGAAAAGCTAAGAATCTTGGAAGGACATAACTCAACCCGATTGAGTGCCTTGGAGATGTGTCTGGTCCCAGACGTG TTGGAGTGTAGCAACATCCATACTTGGGATGAGTTGGCTGAAGCATTTgcaaagcaatacaaatataatactGACATGGCACCAAACTGTACTCAGCTTCAGAGTATGGCCCAGAAAGACAGTGAGTCTTTCAAAGAATATGCGCAACgctggagagaattggctgcaagGGTGCACCCACCATTGGTTGATCATGAATTGATTGACATTTTCATGGGTACCTTGCAGGGCCAATATTATGAAAGATTGATCAGTAGTGTGTTCACAGGATTTTCTGACATGGTGATCGTAGGAGAAAGAGTAGAAGAAGGACTGAAAAGTGGTAAAATCCAGGGAGGTTCCATCAGTCAACCAATcttgaagaagcctttcaacggATTCAAGAGGAAGGAGGATGGGACTAGTTCCATTTCTTCTCAAAGGGGGAGGGAACCATACAAGACTCCTGCATCTGTGCCTTATTATCAGTACCCTTACGTAGCGGCTGCTCTATATCCAACCATACTTTACCGTCCAATTGCTCCTGTTCCTATTCCAGCTCCGGTACCTCACTATCAAGTTCCAGTTCCTCAATATCAAGCTCCACAACCCCAGTTCCAGGCTCCTCCACCTCAAcatcaacagagaaatcaacaaaaTAATCAACCACGTCCAGTTCAGCAGCAACGACCAAATCAACAGAGGCCATATCAACAGTACAATAATGTGAATACCACTCCTATCCCAATGACTTACACTCAATTACTACCGTATCTGATTCAGAATGGGACTGTCGTGCCAAGGGCATTACCTCCAATGCCGAAGCTGCATAAGCCTTggtatgatgagaatgctagatGTGCCTTTCATGCTAATTCATAG